The DNA region AATTTATGTTTTAACAGTAAGAATGCTTTTTTGTAtgttgaaaataatctaattaaaatGCCTATGTATGTAACTTCAGAAATCAACTTGGAAATTAAAACATTTTCCAACTTAGAACTAACTACTCAATTGAAACAGCTAGTCCAATAACTAAGGCCCAAAGAAAAAGCATTTTCAAACCATGTAGGTCACTTCAGAAATCAACTTGGAAATTAAAACAACTGACCTTATTGCTTGCCATGCATCTAATGATCATTTCCAGAAAAGTTTGTGCctcatcctttttcttttctctagaAGTGACAGCACTAGAGAGGTTTTAATTGTCTTCCCATTGTAAAATCAAGGGCTTCCCTATTCTGATGATCCACCTTTACAAAGATGATCGATTATGTTTTTGACATCTGCATGATTTCCTCTGATGAAAAAATGATTGAAAAATCTTCTGTGCATTCTTTTACTCTTCCAGAGTTCTATAAACCATGTACAAGTATTTTGTATGTGTACAAATTAGGACAAATATCATCATTAACAATTTGGTTTAATAGTATAATTGCCTTGCCAAGTTGCTGCCTGTCGAATAACGCATGTAACAATATATTGTAAGTTTCAATATTTGGATCCAAATTCTTGAACATATCTTGGAAAAGATTCATGGCTTCATCTAATCTTTTATTCTTGCAATAACCACTAATCAAGATATTGTAACTCCAAACATTTGGAACAAAACTTCTTTCAAAGATGagacttttaaataatttaattgccTCATCAAGATGCTGGTTTTTGCACAGGAAATCTAAAAGGATATTATAAGTGTTTACATCAGGGAATGGTTGACCGCAATAATGCATTTCATTAACAATCTCCCGTGCAGACGAGATTCTACCAGCTTTGCACAAGCCATCAACTAGATAATTATAAGTTACAATGTTTGGAACTATGTTCTTACGAAACATATCTTTCATCAAATTCCTGGCCTCATCCACTCTGTTAATCTTGCAATAACCTTTAATCAAGATGTTATAACTCCAAACATCAGGCACAACACCCCTCTCAATTACCATATCAAATAAGTTTCTTGCCTCATCAACTTCATTGTTCAAACaatatccattcatcaaaattgtATAAGTAATAATGTTTGCTTGCTGACCCCTTAGAATCATCACATCGCACAAAACATGGGCTTGTAATAGCATTTCTTCTTTGCATAATGCATCAATTATTATGTTAAAGGTATACACATCTAGGCTGATGTCTTTAACAACAATCTCATTCAGCAATAATCTAGCTTCTTTCCATTGGCCCACATGACAAAAACCATAAATTAATGAAGTGTAAGTGACAACATCAGGGGAAATTCCTCGATCAAGCATATTAAAATACAAATCCAGTGCATCATCCAAAAGTCCATCTTTGCACAAACCATCAACAACAATATTGTACATTACAAGATTCGGCCTAACATACTGACCCTCCATTTTCCAAAGCATTTGGAGAGCAAATCTTGTTTTTCCAAACTTACACAGCCCATTGATTAAGGTTCCATACATAACTTCATCAAACCAAAATCCTTTTGCAACTATTTTATTATAAAGGTAGAGTGCATCCGAAATCTTACCATTAAGACACAACCCCTTCATTATTGTAGTAAAAGTTACAGCACTTGGCTTAAATCCCCACTTAACAAACTTGCTCATTACTGAGAGTGCAAAACCCATCTGACCTGCATGGCCATAACAATTGATCAAGATGTTCAAAGTAACACTAAATGGTAGGATGCCCTTTGACTCCATCTGGGTATAAAGATAAATAGCCGTGGCATAATACTTCATCTTTACAATCGTTCCCAAGATTTTGGTTAATTCCACAATCGATGGCTGCGGATGCATATCAACCATGCAATTAAATAAAGCTACAGCATCTTTaacattattaaatttgtaagaGTCTCGTGTTAGAAGCGGCTGTGAATAAAGAAGACATAGCCTTGTATGGTGGGCATATGGCATAAAAGCAAGTAAGTTCGATGATGGCAGAAAAAAGCGATGGAGTTTAGGGATTGCATACCTCGTTGCATACAACATGTTCTCTTAACATAAAAACTGATGATACTTCACCAAACACAATTCTCCACTCTATGATTATCAGTATTGCCTGAAACCGTTTAGCTACCTTAAGAATGAAGAAGACAAATTTGGATATTTAATACAATACAACAACAATTCATTGATCTCAATAGAAATTAAAAGCTAAGTAGTTgccacaaacaaataaataaaaaataaaaaatgaagaaaactCAAAATTAGCACCTTAAAGCGAGAACAGCGAAAGCAGAGGCAAAGTGGCGAACACAGCAATAGTGAAATCGAAAGCGAAAGCGAAAGCGAAAGCGGAAGCTGAGGCAGAATGCGGAAAAGAGAGAACTGAGAAGAGTTGCAGAATTGAACGGGAGAGGCATGGTATTGTTAGGGTTTTGTTTCACAattggttttgttttttttttttcatttttaatattttataatcactaagtatatataaaattcatcattaaaattaattattaatatagaatatattatagaatataaaatatacattaaaaatatattaaattatataattttttatataaaaatatatgataactgatttattttagtatataaataatatttttaattaatttaatattttatgtgataaaatatattttttttaatattacaaGGACATTCTCAAAtaacttcaatttcaaaatttttaataacttcaatttttaataattcaaCTAAATCATTTCTTACTCGTTATAAATGATACCAAATGTTTTGTCAATCACCATTCAATATTCTTAGATTTAGACACCACATGTGATTAATTGACATATATTGGCTTTAATTTTACCAACAATGTAAATTTGTTCCTAGTTAACATTATAAGGaaactataattattaaaaaaaattttaatactaaaattattaaaaatgactaaatttttttataatatttaagaaaatgaaccaaatttttttataaaaagataaatatatttttaattatttttattttttttataatttttatattgataaattttatttctcttaaaattttagtgctttttattaattatttatttatttttatttaatttttttattttcatgatcTTTacctaatgaaaaaaaaatacaaagatcataaaagtaaaaaataaataaataaataaataataaaaattactaaaattaaaaaaaattattaatataaaatataaaataaataaaaaatagttaataattaatatttaataattaaatctcccTAACGATCTTTtagagtaattttttataaattaattaacataattaattttaagtGAATATTCATACATATCTATACAGTGTTGAGAATCAAATagcatatattaaagattataaaaaataaataaataaataattaaggatATATTTATCTCCttataaaaagattttatttttcttcttaaatattataaaaatatttagtccttcttaataattttagtattaaagatcctttttaataattaaatcttcctaATGGTCCATTATATTAAATacgtacaaaataaaaatttaatttagttgtttaaatttatattattatatctatttcagtgttttgttgaaaaaaatttactaaaattaaaatataatagacGTTCGTGTTTAAAGAAgcttaatttcaattttctgttgataaaataaaatttatgtgagattattaaattgttaaaaaatgtgagattaaaatgataaaaaatatttgaatattgGTAAATTTTTTATAACCTGCTGATTAAGATTTTATAATTCTGATATAATCTGTAATTAAATTCTCTTattaaaaaattcttaatttttttattaaattaaaatccatatttaaatgataattttataaaattttgtgaCCATTTGACATTTATAATGAGTTATAAGAAGTTTAGTATAGTTGAATTATTAAAAATGAGAAGATTTATGAAGCTATAGAATGTCATATAGTACCGACACAATTCACATAATTTGCTAATTAAAATTCTGTAACTTTGGCATAATTCTTATATCTATGTGTGAATGGTAATTTTATGGCATTTTGTGATCATTTTGTGTCATTTGAAATGAGTCACAAGAGACCtagtgaaattgaagaagttggAGAATGTTTTGTAATACTAGCATAATTCATGTAACCTGCTTATTAGAATCCTGTAATTCcagtataatttttataattggatTCTCttgtgaaaaaattatttaaattttttaataaagtgtcgtttttgttcttaatgtttggggtaagtctcaaagttgttcCTAATGTTTGAATTGTTCTATTTAAatctctaacgttttaaaattgactcaatgttgtcctgtcgtTAGGAATCTATTAATGAAATTGATGGCGGaacaaaattgagatgattttaaaacgttagagacttaaatagaacgaacacgttggggacaaaaacgatacatagaaataaattttaggaaaaactaccaaaagtacccataaagtttacgaacgctgacaaaagtacccataaaactaaggaaattaatgctatacccatgaaagatggattccgtatgacaaaagtatctaaatcctaaatttttgttgattttttaataaaattcctaaactatCCTACactcaacctcaactcactttttCAACCTTTCATAACCCAATCTGCACCAACCCTTGCCATAGAGTTCGAAACTACTCCTACAACAAACCAGACCGAAATcaatggtagtggtggtggtggtggatgatCGGACCTCAACTGA from Arachis hypogaea cultivar Tifrunner chromosome 10, arahy.Tifrunner.gnm2.J5K5, whole genome shotgun sequence includes:
- the LOC112716411 gene encoding uncharacterized protein; amino-acid sequence: MLYATRYAIPKLHRFFLPSSNLLAFMPYAHHTRLCLLYSQPLLTRDSYKFNNVKDAVALFNCMVDMHPQPSIVELTKILGTIVKMKYYATAIYLYTQMESKGILPFSVTLNILINCYGHAGQMGFALSVMSKFVKWGFKPSAVTFTTIMKGLCLNGKISDALYLYNKIVAKGFWFDEVMYGTLINGLCKFGKTRFALQMLWKMEGQYVRPNLVMYNIVVDGLCKDGLLDDALDLYFNMLDRGISPDVVTYTSLIYGFCHVGQWKEARLLLNEIVVKDISLDVYTFNIIIDALCKEEMLLQAHVLCDVMILRGQQANIITYTILMNGYCLNNEVDEARNLFDMVIERGVVPDVWSYNILIKGYCKINRVDEARNLMKDMFRKNIVPNIVTYNYLVDGLCKAGRISSAREIVNEMHYCGQPFPDVNTYNILLDFLCKNQHLDEAIKLFKSLIFERSFVPNVWSYNILISGYCKNKRLDEAMNLFQDMFKNLDPNIETYNILLHALFDRQQLGKAIILLNQIVNDDICPNLYTYKILVHGL